A genomic segment from Syntrophotalea acetylenivorans encodes:
- a CDS encoding murein transglycosylase A, translating into MQSVTWQDVPDWNSEDLRPALQTFIISSPSLKRDPQWQAVCDEALQVNATDEEAVRRFFETRFVPHRVNNSDGTDRGVITGYYVPDLQGSRTPDESYRYPVLAVPDDLLIVELGALYPDLKGRRLRGRLEGRKVVPYWSRAEIDTGQAPVEGKELFWVKDPVDLFFLHIQGSGRISTEDGERVMVNYADQNGHPYRSIGRLLLESGAMTRDQMSAQNIKAWGRRNPDKVMKLLGENPSYVFFRSAEQDLTSPPGALGYPLTPERSLAVDPTTIPLGAPVFIATTWPNSQSPLHRLMVAQDTGGAIKGAVRADFFWGLGNEAGAKAGRMKQDGRLWVLLPRAD; encoded by the coding sequence TTGCAATCAGTAACCTGGCAAGATGTGCCCGACTGGAACAGCGAAGATTTGCGGCCTGCTTTGCAAACCTTTATCATCAGCAGTCCTTCCCTGAAAAGAGACCCACAATGGCAAGCCGTCTGTGACGAAGCGCTGCAGGTTAATGCTACGGACGAAGAAGCCGTCCGCCGTTTTTTTGAAACCCGGTTTGTTCCGCACCGTGTGAACAACTCAGACGGAACGGACCGTGGGGTAATTACCGGTTATTACGTTCCCGATTTGCAGGGTAGCCGCACTCCTGACGAAAGTTACCGTTATCCTGTGTTGGCCGTTCCCGATGATCTGCTGATTGTCGAACTGGGCGCCCTTTATCCGGACCTGAAGGGGCGCCGTTTGCGGGGTAGGCTCGAGGGCAGGAAGGTTGTTCCTTACTGGAGTCGGGCTGAAATCGACACTGGACAGGCACCGGTTGAAGGCAAAGAACTTTTCTGGGTAAAAGATCCCGTAGACCTGTTTTTTTTGCATATTCAGGGTTCCGGCCGGATTTCCACCGAAGATGGCGAGCGGGTAATGGTCAACTATGCCGATCAGAACGGGCATCCCTACCGTTCTATCGGGCGATTACTTCTTGAATCAGGAGCCATGACCAGAGATCAGATGTCCGCGCAAAATATTAAGGCCTGGGGCCGGCGCAACCCGGATAAGGTGATGAAACTTTTAGGAGAAAATCCCAGCTATGTTTTTTTTCGTTCTGCTGAACAGGACCTGACGAGTCCCCCCGGCGCCCTTGGTTATCCATTGACCCCCGAACGCAGCCTGGCGGTCGACCCGACAACCATTCCTCTCGGTGCTCCGGTCTTTATCGCCACCACTTGGCCGAACAGCCAAAGTCCTCTGCACCGATTGATGGTAGCACAGGACACCGGTGGGGCGATCAAGGGGGCTGTGCGAGCCGACTTTTTCTGGGGTCTCGGTAACGAAGCCGGAGCGAAAGCGGGCCGAATGAAACAAGATGGAAGGTTATGGGTTCTTTTGCCAAGAGCTGACTAA
- a CDS encoding alpha/beta fold hydrolase produces MDDAKLTVVFAHGKESGPWGTKITLLAGIAKEHDCHVESVDFRGVSDPDVRVSILKAFLAKLQGPFFLVGSSMGAYVVTVASATFFPTAMLLLAPAVYLSGYAEQNPTPFAGQTVVVHGWHDQVVPVDNVLRFCREHSIELHVQPDGHQLLGSQLQIKLLFREMLQHVLCRF; encoded by the coding sequence TTGGATGACGCTAAACTGACAGTAGTTTTTGCTCATGGCAAAGAAAGTGGCCCCTGGGGGACTAAAATCACTTTGTTGGCCGGGATCGCCAAGGAGCACGACTGTCATGTTGAGAGTGTCGACTTTAGAGGAGTCAGCGACCCGGACGTTAGGGTCAGCATCTTAAAAGCCTTTCTTGCCAAACTGCAGGGCCCCTTTTTCCTGGTCGGCTCCAGCATGGGGGCTTACGTTGTCACCGTAGCCTCCGCCACGTTTTTTCCCACAGCCATGTTGCTGTTGGCCCCTGCGGTTTATCTGTCCGGTTATGCCGAACAAAATCCTACCCCATTTGCCGGGCAAACAGTTGTCGTACATGGCTGGCATGATCAGGTTGTGCCGGTAGACAATGTCCTGCGTTTCTGCCGTGAACATTCCATCGAGTTACATGTTCAACCCGATGGTCATCAGCTTTTGGGTTCCCAACTTCAGATTAAGTTGTTGTTCCGGGAAATGCTGCAACATGTTCTCTGCCGTTTCTAA
- a CDS encoding chloride channel protein, with protein sequence MLQRLQLWNALDKLDIRNVGRFMLLSCLVGMVSGIGAVAFYVVTNFSEFWILDQWAGFHPPMGEGASASEGDFINSLFVPHRWFLFLVPAVGGLFSGWLVFTFAPEAEGHGTDGALDSFHNQKGRIRARVPYVKALASIATIATGGSAGREGPIAQIGAGFGSFLADRLKLGNVDRRTLLLAGMAGGIGATFHAPLGGALFAVEVLYQDPEFEHEGLIPCIIASIVAYSFFGVITGWKPLLATPNFQFRHPSELVFYFVLAILCAVMGRLYVKTFYGVHAMFERLHFPKALKPALGGLMLGLLAMAVPQVLGSGYGWVQAALYGKMALWLMLLLALAKIVATSLTISSGGSGGVFAPSLVIGAMVGGTFGAASHALFPTMIQDPRVCVLLGMAGFFAGVANTPIATLIMVSELTGNYALLAPLMLVCVVAMVVYRRNTIYQKQVRGRVDSPAHLGDLVIDVLEGITVGELAELGREPTLIPEGMPLRAILEKMAGAAGGYYPVINDDGRLSGIFSVNDIRRILHEEIPAGLIRARDIAMSRVVTTSPSESLTGVMRKLSLRGLEEIPVVDDEDPGKVLFMLSRRVVLARYASELERQKGVFAEA encoded by the coding sequence ATGCTGCAGCGGTTACAGTTATGGAACGCCCTGGACAAACTTGATATTCGTAATGTCGGGCGATTCATGTTGCTTAGCTGTCTCGTCGGCATGGTGTCGGGAATCGGTGCAGTAGCCTTTTATGTAGTGACCAATTTTAGCGAGTTTTGGATTCTTGACCAGTGGGCAGGATTTCACCCGCCGATGGGGGAGGGGGCTTCCGCCTCAGAAGGCGATTTCATCAACTCTTTGTTTGTACCTCATCGATGGTTCTTGTTTCTTGTTCCTGCCGTGGGTGGGCTATTTTCCGGATGGCTGGTCTTTACCTTTGCTCCAGAAGCTGAGGGGCACGGTACGGACGGAGCCCTTGATTCCTTTCACAACCAAAAAGGGCGCATTCGGGCCAGGGTCCCCTATGTCAAAGCCCTCGCTTCCATCGCCACCATCGCCACAGGCGGTTCGGCCGGTCGTGAGGGACCTATTGCCCAGATCGGAGCCGGCTTCGGCTCTTTTCTTGCGGATCGGCTTAAACTTGGAAATGTAGACCGACGCACTTTGCTTTTGGCCGGAATGGCCGGTGGTATCGGCGCCACTTTTCACGCGCCCCTCGGGGGAGCCTTGTTTGCCGTCGAGGTCCTCTACCAGGACCCCGAGTTCGAACACGAGGGGCTAATCCCCTGCATTATCGCATCTATAGTCGCCTATTCCTTTTTCGGCGTCATTACCGGTTGGAAACCGCTTCTAGCGACTCCCAATTTCCAGTTTCGCCATCCCTCAGAGTTAGTTTTTTATTTTGTACTGGCGATCCTTTGTGCGGTCATGGGTCGCCTTTACGTAAAAACTTTTTACGGCGTTCATGCCATGTTTGAGCGGCTCCATTTTCCCAAAGCTTTGAAACCTGCCCTTGGAGGTTTAATGCTGGGCCTCCTGGCGATGGCGGTGCCTCAAGTTCTTGGCTCAGGCTATGGCTGGGTTCAGGCCGCGCTGTATGGAAAAATGGCCTTGTGGTTGATGCTGCTGTTGGCTCTGGCCAAGATCGTGGCAACCAGTTTAACCATCTCCTCCGGTGGTTCAGGTGGGGTCTTTGCGCCAAGTCTTGTCATTGGAGCGATGGTCGGCGGCACGTTCGGAGCGGCCTCCCATGCTCTCTTTCCAACAATGATTCAGGACCCGCGGGTTTGCGTGTTGCTCGGCATGGCCGGTTTTTTTGCCGGCGTGGCCAACACGCCTATTGCCACCTTGATCATGGTCAGCGAATTGACCGGCAACTATGCTCTACTGGCGCCATTAATGCTGGTTTGCGTTGTGGCCATGGTCGTTTATCGGCGTAACACCATCTACCAAAAGCAAGTCCGCGGTCGGGTTGATTCTCCGGCTCACCTGGGAGATCTGGTGATTGATGTATTAGAGGGGATAACCGTTGGTGAGTTGGCTGAGTTGGGGCGAGAACCGACCCTGATTCCGGAAGGGATGCCGTTGAGGGCTATTCTGGAAAAAATGGCCGGAGCTGCTGGCGGCTACTATCCGGTCATCAATGATGACGGCCGTTTAAGCGGCATCTTTTCGGTCAATGATATTCGCCGTATTCTGCACGAAGAGATTCCCGCCGGCTTGATTCGTGCCCGCGATATCGCCATGTCTCGTGTTGTGACCACCAGTCCTTCCGAATCATTGACAGGGGTCATGAGAAAACTCTCTCTCCGGGGTCTGGAAGAAATTCCGGTTGTGGATGATGAAGATCCGGGCAAGGTATTGTTTATGCTCTCGCGCCGGGTCGTTTTGGCTCGCTACGCAAGCGAACTGGAACGGCAAAAAGGTGTCTTTGCGGAAGCCTGA
- a CDS encoding NINE protein has product MTVVKDTHSKVIGYILWLFGFTGSHRFYYGKPISGTIYFFTFGLLLIGWIVDLFLIPSMDRKADLRFEAGRADYNIAWILLVFFGIFGIHRFYLGKWITGIIYLLTGGFFLVGVLYDFWTLNTQISEVNRQT; this is encoded by the coding sequence ATGACAGTCGTCAAAGATACCCACAGCAAAGTTATCGGTTACATTCTCTGGCTTTTTGGTTTTACCGGATCGCATCGTTTCTATTACGGAAAGCCTATCTCCGGGACGATCTACTTCTTCACCTTTGGTCTGTTGCTTATCGGCTGGATTGTCGACCTCTTTTTGATTCCCTCCATGGACCGGAAGGCGGATTTGCGATTTGAAGCGGGCAGGGCAGACTACAATATCGCATGGATTTTGTTGGTCTTTTTCGGCATTTTTGGAATTCACCGTTTCTATCTAGGCAAATGGATCACCGGTATCATTTATTTGCTTACGGGTGGATTTTTCCTGGTGGGCGTGCTTTATGATTTTTGGACCCTGAACACCCAGATATCAGAAGTTAATCGTCAAACCTGA
- a CDS encoding AMP-dependent synthetase/ligase yields MLRTEEGVLPVKTIDGFIEASCKKFSDKVAIRHKECGHWQETSYRQLWITVCQIAAGLQARGVVPGDRIALLGSNSPYWISSYLGILRCGGIVVPVDKDLKSAEMRHVLDDCGARLLICEPSALEIIADIAGDLSELKGVVLFDMDTVKHKQPPLQEKLKALVAAWRHLAKQFSIPDKDLQPLEYLSREIQDMAGIDIGERWIGRAGATPDAILPKGCDLSLFSDLLKDELPAAVRRDADDTAVILYTSGTTGRSKGAMLSHRNIVSNIENAIPQMGADHTMHTLSFLPINHVFEQVAGTLAPLSLGGTVSIAESIKKIAQNLVEVQPTYFMGVPAVYRLLFNRIMKNISEKPLARTLFGMSLTRPLIAAKVRKKLGCSPTFISGGAALDPEIALGMEKLGFTLHQGYGITETSPIISVECPGAKKLGSVGRSIPGVEVRINAPNKEGVGEILVRGDNVMQGYYRRPQATAEAIKDGWYHTGDLGRLDEEGLLYICGRLKNLIVTPNGKNVYPEEVENELLKSPLIAEVMVYGHRIDATAEEVHAQIYPDQDALDAYAAREGIRPLNQDAVESLLRQEVLQAGQRLADYKRIKRFTLRDDEFPKTTTRKIKRFAVEADIKTSI; encoded by the coding sequence TTGCTGCGAACAGAAGAAGGAGTGCTGCCGGTGAAAACTATCGACGGATTTATTGAAGCAAGCTGCAAGAAGTTTTCGGATAAAGTTGCTATTCGACACAAAGAATGTGGTCATTGGCAAGAGACCAGTTATCGACAATTATGGATCACCGTTTGTCAGATCGCTGCAGGGCTGCAGGCCAGGGGCGTCGTTCCTGGCGACCGAATTGCTTTGTTAGGCAGCAATTCGCCTTATTGGATAAGCAGCTATCTTGGCATTCTTCGCTGCGGGGGTATTGTGGTTCCCGTTGACAAAGACCTCAAAAGTGCAGAAATGCGCCACGTTCTTGATGATTGCGGCGCCCGATTGCTGATCTGTGAACCTTCCGCTCTCGAAATTATTGCCGATATTGCTGGTGACCTGTCGGAGTTGAAGGGAGTTGTGTTGTTCGACATGGATACAGTGAAGCACAAGCAGCCTCCCCTGCAGGAAAAATTGAAGGCCTTAGTCGCCGCATGGCGTCATTTAGCGAAACAGTTTTCTATACCGGATAAGGATCTGCAGCCGCTGGAATATTTAAGCCGCGAGATTCAAGACATGGCAGGTATCGATATAGGCGAACGGTGGATTGGCCGCGCCGGCGCGACGCCTGATGCGATTTTACCTAAAGGATGCGACCTAAGCCTGTTCAGCGATTTACTGAAAGACGAATTGCCCGCAGCGGTTCGTCGAGACGCCGATGATACAGCTGTCATTCTTTACACTTCGGGGACAACAGGCCGTTCGAAAGGAGCCATGCTCAGTCATCGCAATATCGTGTCGAATATCGAGAATGCTATCCCTCAGATGGGGGCAGATCATACGATGCACACCCTGTCATTTTTGCCTATCAACCATGTCTTCGAACAGGTCGCAGGCACTTTAGCCCCGTTGTCTCTGGGCGGGACCGTTTCTATTGCAGAGTCCATAAAAAAAATAGCCCAGAACCTGGTGGAGGTACAGCCGACCTACTTCATGGGAGTTCCGGCCGTCTACCGCCTGCTTTTCAATCGCATTATGAAGAATATTTCTGAGAAACCCCTGGCGCGCACCCTCTTCGGTATGTCATTGACCCGCCCGTTGATCGCCGCCAAGGTGCGAAAGAAACTCGGCTGCTCGCCGACCTTCATCAGCGGCGGTGCTGCACTTGATCCTGAAATTGCTCTTGGCATGGAAAAGCTTGGCTTTACTCTTCACCAGGGATATGGGATCACTGAGACATCGCCCATTATTTCGGTAGAATGTCCTGGCGCAAAAAAACTAGGAAGTGTCGGCCGATCCATCCCCGGGGTCGAGGTGCGAATTAATGCACCGAATAAAGAGGGGGTCGGTGAAATTTTGGTGCGGGGAGACAATGTAATGCAGGGCTATTATCGCAGACCTCAAGCGACGGCCGAAGCGATAAAGGATGGCTGGTATCATACCGGTGACCTGGGTCGTCTTGATGAGGAAGGGCTTCTTTATATTTGCGGTCGTTTGAAAAATCTGATTGTCACTCCCAACGGCAAGAATGTTTATCCCGAAGAGGTCGAGAACGAACTACTGAAAAGCCCACTGATCGCTGAAGTCATGGTGTATGGGCATCGAATCGATGCAACCGCGGAAGAGGTCCATGCGCAGATCTATCCGGACCAGGATGCGCTCGATGCTTATGCCGCCAGAGAAGGTATTAGACCTCTCAATCAAGACGCAGTCGAATCCTTGCTTCGTCAGGAGGTATTACAGGCGGGGCAGCGACTGGCAGATTACAAACGCATTAAACGTTTTACTTTGCGGGACGACGAATTTCCTAAAACAACGACGCGTAAAATCAAACGATTTGCGGTGGAAGCCGACATCAAGACCTCGATCTAA
- a CDS encoding nitroreductase family protein, with the protein MLDLLRKRRSVRRFLERPIEAEKVELLIEALLRSPSSKGRNPWEFIIVTDPEQRAKLAAAKPRGGSFVANAPLAIVVCADPDKCDVWVEDCSIAAIILQLAALELGLGSCWSQIRKRNHIDGDPSSDYLCQQLNLPDRYEVEAIIGIGYPLEEKAGHDKNSLAYNKIHRNVFGS; encoded by the coding sequence ATGCTGGATTTGTTACGTAAACGACGCAGCGTGCGCCGTTTTCTGGAACGCCCGATCGAGGCAGAGAAGGTCGAACTCCTGATTGAAGCCCTGCTTAGATCCCCCTCGTCTAAAGGACGTAATCCCTGGGAGTTCATCATCGTAACCGACCCCGAACAGCGCGCCAAGCTGGCAGCAGCCAAACCGAGGGGAGGTTCCTTTGTTGCCAATGCGCCTTTGGCGATCGTCGTTTGCGCCGATCCCGACAAATGCGATGTCTGGGTAGAGGATTGTTCCATCGCGGCAATTATTCTACAGCTGGCCGCATTAGAGCTGGGACTCGGTAGCTGCTGGTCCCAAATTAGAAAACGCAACCATATCGATGGCGACCCGTCATCGGACTATTTGTGTCAACAACTCAACCTTCCTGATCGATACGAAGTTGAGGCAATAATCGGCATCGGTTATCCTTTAGAAGAAAAAGCCGGTCATGACAAAAACAGTCTGGCATACAACAAAATACACAGAAATGTTTTTGGAAGTTAA
- a CDS encoding MazG nucleotide pyrophosphohydrolase domain-containing protein, with the protein MTKYHDIYRAALAKWGEEAQYDQAVEECAELITALKHFKRDKVGRQQIVDELADVALMVGQLSYMLGEDTVERAIESKILKLKKLLAPDN; encoded by the coding sequence ATGACCAAATATCACGATATCTACCGAGCCGCTCTGGCCAAATGGGGTGAAGAGGCCCAATACGACCAGGCGGTCGAAGAGTGTGCCGAATTGATAACCGCTTTGAAGCATTTCAAAAGGGACAAGGTCGGGCGACAACAAATTGTCGACGAACTTGCCGATGTTGCCTTAATGGTCGGTCAACTATCCTACATGTTGGGCGAGGATACGGTAGAAAGAGCTATCGAATCCAAAATCCTGAAGCTTAAAAAGCTACTTGCTCCCGATAATTAG
- a CDS encoding PaaI family thioesterase encodes MNLDKDRGCFVCGPDNSMGLQAVFSCDKESKQSFCRLTIEDNFQGWHSIVHGGIIASLLDEACIYAGRALAETLVTAELSVRYRKPVPVGQEVVITGKVLEKRRKVLKVKSCLELNGEIHAEAEGRVFLVD; translated from the coding sequence ATGAACCTCGACAAGGATCGTGGGTGTTTTGTTTGCGGTCCTGATAATTCCATGGGCCTGCAGGCAGTTTTTTCTTGCGATAAAGAGTCGAAGCAATCCTTCTGTCGATTGACCATCGAAGACAACTTTCAGGGCTGGCACTCTATAGTCCATGGCGGCATCATCGCCTCCTTGCTTGACGAAGCCTGCATTTACGCGGGGCGGGCCTTGGCGGAGACCCTAGTAACTGCTGAATTGTCCGTGCGTTATCGCAAACCTGTTCCCGTGGGGCAAGAGGTTGTCATCACCGGGAAAGTTCTGGAAAAGCGCCGGAAGGTTTTAAAAGTTAAATCGTGCCTTGAGCTTAACGGTGAAATTCATGCCGAAGCGGAAGGCAGGGTCTTCTTGGTTGATTGA
- the lepA gene encoding translation elongation factor 4: MDQSRIRNFSIIAHIDHGKSTLADRLLEETGALSDREKTNQFLDKLDLERERGITIKAQAVRLKYRADDGQDYILNLIDTPGHVDFSYEVSRSLSACEGGLLVVDASQGVEAQTLANVYLAIDQNLEVFPVLNKIDLPGSEPERIKEEIEEIIGLDTSDAVEASAKEGIGIHDILESIVAKVPPPEGNPNAPLKALIFDSWYDSYQGVIVLVRVVDGTLRKGDKIKFMANNKSHEILKIGAFSPHPVELPELAAGEVGFLIAGIKVLHDAKVGDTITHLNRPAEKALPGFKEVKPMVFSGLYPIDSGDYDSLRDAMEKLRLNDSSFTFEPENSMALGFGFRCGFLGLLHMEIIQERLEREFNVDLITTAPTVSYQVTTVKGEELIVDSANKLPEVQFIQEIREPFILASVHVPNEFVGAVLALCTEKRGIQREIKYLTANRVMVVYELPLNEIVLDFFDRLKSISRGYASLDYEFIDYRPSDLVRLNILVNGEVVDALSLIVHRDKVQFRGRELVAKMKEFIPRQQFEVAIQAAIGNKVVARVNVKALRKDVTAKCYGGDITRKRKLLEKQKEGKKRMKQVGSVELPQEAFLAILKVKEK, from the coding sequence ATGGATCAAAGCCGAATTCGTAATTTCTCCATTATCGCCCATATCGACCACGGCAAATCAACCCTGGCCGACCGCCTGCTTGAAGAAACTGGAGCCCTCTCCGACAGGGAAAAGACCAACCAGTTTCTTGACAAGCTCGACCTGGAAAGGGAGCGGGGCATCACCATCAAGGCCCAGGCGGTACGACTTAAGTATCGGGCTGATGATGGTCAGGATTATATCCTCAATCTTATCGATACTCCCGGCCATGTCGACTTCAGTTATGAAGTTAGTCGTTCTTTATCCGCCTGCGAGGGGGGGCTGTTGGTTGTGGACGCCTCCCAGGGGGTCGAGGCCCAGACTCTGGCCAATGTTTATTTGGCTATTGACCAGAACCTCGAAGTCTTTCCCGTGTTAAACAAAATAGATCTTCCCGGCTCTGAACCGGAGCGCATCAAGGAAGAGATCGAAGAGATCATTGGTTTAGACACCTCCGACGCAGTTGAAGCCAGTGCCAAGGAAGGCATCGGCATCCACGACATCCTCGAATCGATTGTTGCCAAAGTGCCGCCACCTGAAGGCAATCCGAATGCACCACTCAAGGCCCTGATCTTCGATTCCTGGTATGATTCGTACCAGGGTGTCATTGTGCTGGTGCGGGTAGTGGACGGCACCTTGCGTAAGGGAGATAAAATCAAGTTCATGGCTAATAATAAAAGTCATGAAATCTTGAAGATCGGTGCTTTTTCTCCCCATCCGGTCGAGTTACCCGAACTGGCAGCAGGGGAGGTCGGTTTTCTTATTGCCGGTATCAAGGTTCTTCATGATGCCAAAGTTGGTGATACGATTACTCACTTGAATCGTCCCGCTGAAAAGGCGCTGCCGGGCTTCAAAGAAGTTAAACCGATGGTCTTTTCAGGCCTCTATCCCATCGACAGCGGCGATTATGATTCCCTTCGTGACGCGATGGAAAAGTTGCGATTGAACGATTCGTCCTTTACCTTTGAACCGGAAAACTCCATGGCCCTCGGCTTCGGCTTCCGTTGCGGCTTTCTTGGCCTGCTGCACATGGAAATCATTCAGGAACGGCTTGAGCGCGAGTTCAATGTTGACCTGATCACCACGGCGCCGACCGTAAGTTACCAGGTGACGACGGTCAAAGGTGAGGAACTGATCGTCGACAGTGCCAACAAATTGCCTGAAGTCCAGTTTATTCAAGAGATCCGCGAGCCGTTTATCCTTGCCTCGGTTCATGTTCCTAACGAATTTGTCGGTGCGGTATTGGCGCTTTGTACAGAAAAGCGCGGTATTCAGCGGGAAATCAAGTATCTCACCGCTAATCGTGTAATGGTTGTCTATGAGCTGCCGTTGAATGAAATCGTTCTCGATTTCTTTGATCGCCTCAAATCGATCAGTCGTGGGTACGCCTCTCTCGATTACGAATTTATCGACTATCGCCCGAGCGATCTTGTCCGGCTCAACATTCTGGTCAACGGTGAAGTCGTCGATGCGCTGTCTCTCATCGTGCATCGAGATAAGGTTCAATTCAGAGGCCGTGAACTCGTAGCCAAAATGAAAGAGTTTATTCCTCGTCAACAATTTGAGGTAGCTATTCAGGCCGCTATCGGCAACAAGGTCGTCGCCAGAGTCAACGTCAAAGCCCTGCGTAAAGACGTTACCGCCAAATGTTATGGCGGCGACATCACCCGTAAGCGCAAACTGCTCGAAAAACAGAAAGAGGGTAAAAAGCGCATGAAGCAGGTTGGCAGTGTTGAACTTCCCCAAGAGGCCTTTTTGGCTATTCTTAAAGTGAAAGAGAAATAA
- a CDS encoding response regulator, with amino-acid sequence MQLRAIVIDDDEACRLLLVQMLKRRGYEVFSLPSPEACPVFKDSECTCPQEAACGDFLLTDNQMPGITGLEFVARQVQAGCKGDVSNKAVLSGTWSQEELWQAQQLGCKVFDKPYRTGEIEAWLDAREKLIPKDRRLLDAETFTVVGRDKS; translated from the coding sequence TTGCAATTAAGAGCCATTGTTATCGATGACGATGAGGCATGCCGCTTATTGTTGGTCCAGATGCTGAAAAGAAGAGGTTACGAAGTTTTCAGTTTGCCAAGCCCAGAGGCATGCCCTGTATTTAAAGATTCAGAGTGTACTTGTCCACAAGAGGCTGCCTGCGGCGATTTTTTACTTACAGACAATCAAATGCCGGGTATAACCGGTCTAGAATTTGTCGCTCGCCAAGTACAGGCTGGTTGCAAAGGGGATGTTTCCAACAAAGCCGTGCTTTCAGGCACTTGGAGTCAAGAGGAATTGTGGCAGGCTCAACAACTCGGATGTAAGGTTTTTGACAAACCCTACCGAACCGGGGAGATTGAAGCTTGGCTCGATGCCCGGGAAAAACTTATCCCGAAGGATAGAAGGCTTCTCGATGCTGAAACTTTTACTGTGGTTGGTCGCGATAAATCTTGA
- the lepB gene encoding signal peptidase I, whose translation MSLMSQDGNGKKPWYREYGEALLFALILALIIRTFLFQAFKIPSGSMEDTLLIGDHLLVNKFIYGTQLPFMEDRFLALRDPARGDIIVFEFPMDAEKSYFQRRDFIKRVVGMPGDRIEVRNKQVLVNGEPYKLPQEIHKELDIIPGNMQPRDFMGPVEVPDGHYFVMGDNRDRSFDSRFWGFVPEGKIKGLAFIKYWSWNREKNLPRWNRIGRLIN comes from the coding sequence ATGTCTCTTATGTCACAGGACGGTAATGGTAAGAAACCCTGGTACCGCGAATATGGTGAAGCTCTGCTTTTCGCACTGATTCTTGCCTTGATCATTCGCACCTTTTTGTTTCAGGCTTTCAAAATACCTTCCGGATCCATGGAAGATACGCTGTTAATCGGTGACCATCTCCTGGTCAATAAATTTATCTACGGCACTCAATTGCCCTTCATGGAAGACCGTTTTCTTGCATTGCGAGATCCCGCGCGTGGAGATATTATCGTTTTTGAATTTCCGATGGATGCTGAAAAGTCCTACTTTCAGAGGCGGGACTTTATCAAACGGGTAGTCGGTATGCCCGGAGATCGAATCGAGGTGCGTAATAAGCAGGTTCTGGTCAATGGTGAACCCTACAAGTTGCCGCAAGAGATTCATAAAGAACTGGATATTATCCCGGGCAATATGCAACCAAGAGATTTCATGGGGCCGGTTGAAGTCCCCGATGGTCACTATTTTGTGATGGGTGATAACCGAGACCGGTCATTCGACAGTCGTTTTTGGGGGTTTGTTCCCGAAGGAAAGATTAAGGGATTGGCCTTTATCAAATATTGGTCCTGGAACAGGGAGAAAAATCTGCCAAGGTGGAATCGTATCGGCCGTCTTATCAATTAG
- a CDS encoding type II toxin-antitoxin system RelE family toxin, with the protein MTPFAYFPTPQFSAKMEKIQKSDPPGYRRILQVIERLLIYPSDADGQMRGVHHGRLKKYVGRRDYRLIYEWCQICRKKSRRMAKQCNHCIKVPDHSVIFFDIYHKNELAHLKHI; encoded by the coding sequence ATGACACCCTTTGCCTATTTTCCCACTCCGCAGTTTTCCGCCAAAATGGAGAAAATTCAGAAGTCGGATCCCCCCGGTTATCGTCGAATTCTTCAGGTTATCGAGAGACTATTGATCTATCCGAGCGATGCGGATGGTCAAATGCGTGGCGTTCACCACGGTCGACTTAAAAAATACGTTGGTCGCCGGGACTATCGACTCATCTACGAGTGGTGTCAAATATGTCGAAAAAAGAGCCGCCGTATGGCGAAGCAGTGCAACCACTGCATCAAAGTCCCAGATCACAGTGTTATTTTTTTTGACATCTATCATAAAAATGAACTGGCCCATCTGAAACATATCTAA
- a CDS encoding Flp family type IVb pilin, producing the protein MSKISLNYGDFIQSEEGATATEYAVMLALIIIVCIIAIAIMGNKVNNTFQNMADLMPDN; encoded by the coding sequence ATGTCAAAAATATCCTTGAATTATGGTGATTTCATTCAAAGTGAAGAAGGTGCAACCGCTACTGAATACGCAGTAATGCTGGCATTGATCATCATTGTCTGTATTATTGCCATCGCCATCATGGGTAACAAGGTCAACAATACGTTCCAGAATATGGCGGACTTGATGCCTGACAACTGA